In one window of Primulina tabacum isolate GXHZ01 chromosome 8, ASM2559414v2, whole genome shotgun sequence DNA:
- the LOC142553885 gene encoding F-box/kelch-repeat protein SKIP30-like: MSGLIEGLPDAVAIRCLARVPFYLHPKLELVSHSWRSAIHSNELFKAREEVNATEDFICVCAYDPDNLWQLYDPLHDLWITLPDLPSNIRHLAHFGVVSAAGKLYVLGGGSDAVDPLTGDQDGCFASDEVWSYDPITRQWYLCAAMTVPRAMFACCELDGKIIVAGGFTNSRKSISKAEIYDPEKDDWVPIPDLHHTHNTACTGFVIGGKVHILHKGLSTIQVLENIKQGWTVHDYGWLQGPMAVVKGKLYIMSHGQIYKQERDSNKLIVSASEFRRKIGFAMIGLGDDIYIIGGVIGPDRMNWDIKATSDVDVLTLGSERLVWRQVAPITRCRGTVLGCTQLKL; this comes from the coding sequence ATGTCTGGACTCATTGAAGGCCTTCCAGATGCTGTGGCCATAAGGTGTCTTGCACGAGTTCCTTTTTATCTACATCCTAAATTGGAACTTGTTTCCCATTCCTGGCGCAGTGCCATTCACAGCAATGAGCTTTTCAAAGCCCGTGAGGAGGTCAATGCAACCGAGGATTTTATATGTGTATGTGCTTATGACCCTGACAATTTGTGGCAGCTTTATGATCCTTTACATGACCTTTGGATTACTCTCCCGGATCTTCCTTCAAATATTCGGCACCTTGCCCACTTTGGTGTCGTCTCTGCTGCAGGAAAGCTATATGTACTAGGTGGTGGTAGTGATGCTGTGGACCCTTTGACTGGTGACCAGGATGGATGTTTTGCATCAGACGAGGTTTGGTCATATGATCCAATAACTCGGCAGTGGTACTTGTGCGCAGCCATGACCGTCCCTAGGGCCATGTTTGCATGCTGTGAATTGGATGGAAAGATAATTGTTGCAGGTGGTTTTACCAACTCCCGTAAATCAATCTCCAAAGCCGAAATATACGACCCTGAAAAGGATGATTGGGTTCCAATACCTGATCTCCACCACACACACAATACTGCATGTACTGGTTTTGTTATTGGGGGTAAAGTTCATATCTTGCACAAGGGATTGTCAACCATACAAGTCTTGGAAAATATTAAGCAGGGTTGGACTGTTCATGACTATGGTTGGCTTCAGGGTCCTATGGCAGTTGTTAAGGGTAAGCTTTATATAATGAGTCATGGCCAGATTTACAAACAGGAAAGGGATTCCAATAAGTTGATAGTCTCCGCATCCGAGTTCCGTCGTAAAATTGGGTTTGCCATGATAGGCTTGGGAGACGATATTTACATAATTGGAGGTGTCATCGGGCCGGACAGGATGAATTGGGACATCAAGGCTACCTCTGATGTCGATGTTCTTACACTGGGCAGCGAGAGACTGGTTTGGCGTCAGGTGGCTCCTATAACGCGGTGCCGGGGAACTGTTCTTGGATGTACACAACTAAAGCTTTAG